The Streptomyces sp. JB150 genomic interval GGCCCTTCCCGCCGCCGGACGCGGTGGTGGCCGCCCCGGCCACCTTCAACACGCTCAACAAGTGGGCGGCGGGACTGGCCGACACCCTCGCCGTGGCCACCCTCTGCGAGGCCTCGGGGCTCGGCGTCCCCGTCGCCGCCCTGCCCTGCGTCGCCGACGCCCTGGCCGCCCACCCCGCCTACCGGGACAGCCTCGCCCGGCTGCGCGCCATGGGCGTCCGCTTCGGCGAGCCGTACTCCGGCGAGGACCCGGCCGCCTTCCCCTGGGAGCAGGCCCTGGACCTCGTCACCGCCCGGCGTCGTACGCTCCCCTGAAACCCCTACCGACGGCGGGAGCAGTGACGATGCAGTATGTGAAGCTCGGTTCGACCGGCCTCGACGTGTCGCGGATCTGTCTGGGCTGCATGACGTACGGCCTTCCCGACCGCGGGGTGCACGAGTGGACCCTGGACGAGGGCGCCTCCCGGCCGCTCATCCGGCAGGCGCTGGAAGCCGGCATCACCTTCTTCGACACCGCCAACGTGTACTCCGACGGCACCAGCGAGGAGATCGTCGGCCGGGCGCTGCGCGACTTCGCCCGCCGTGACGAGATCGTGCTGGCCACCAAGGTGCACGGCCGGATGCGGCCCGGTCCCAACGGCGCCGGCCTGTCCCGCAAGGCGATCATGACGGAGATCGACCACAGCCTGCGCCGCCTCGGCACCGACTACGTCGACCTCTACCAGATCCACCGCTTCGACCCGGACACTCCCGTCGAGGAGACGATGGAGGCGCTGCACGACCTCGTGAAGGCCGGCAAGGTCCGCTATCTCGGGGCCAGTTCGATGTACGCCTGGCAGTTCTCGAAGATGCAGTACACGGCCGAGAAGCACGGCTGGACCCGGTTCGTGTCCATGCAGAACCACTACAACCTCCTCTACCGCGAGGAGGAGCGCGAGATGCTGCCGCTCTGCGCGGACCAGGGCGTCGGCGTCCTGCCCTGGAGCCCGCTCGCCCGCGGCCGTCTGACCCGCGACTGGGGCACGGTCACCGAGCGCAGCGCGCGTGACGACTTCGGCAGCACCCTCTACCAGGAGGGTGACCACGCCATCGTGGACGCCGTCTCCCGGATCGCCGCCGAACGCGGCGTCCCGCGCGCTCAGGTGGCGCTCGCCTGGCTGCTGCACCAGGACACCGTGGCGGCGCCGGTCATCGGCGCTTCCAAACCGCACCACATCGAGGACGCCGTGGCCGCGGTCGAACTGGAGCTGACCGACAAGGAGATCGAGGAACTGGAGCGCCCCTACACCCCGCACCCGGTCTCCGGACACTGACGCACCCTCAGGTCACGTCCCCCGCCCGCAGCACCGTCACGGTCACCGCCGACTCGCTCCCGCCCACCGGCACCTCGCCCGCGCTCCACGGCACCCGCAGCGGCCGCCGCTCGCCGGGCGGCGTGACCAGCAGGACCGCGGGGAGGGCCGTACGGGCCCCGCTGACCCGGGGATCGGCGTACGACAGTCCGGCCCAGGCGCTGCCGCCCGGCGCCAGGCGGAGCCGGGCCAAAGACTCGGGCCGGCGCCGCGGGTCGGGGCCCAGCTGCCGGCCGGAGGCGTCGGCGAAGGCGGCGCCCGGGTAGCCGTGGAGCGTGCAGGTGCGCGACGACGTGTTGGTCAGGAGGATCGGGTGGTTCTCCTGGCCCGCGCCGGGGTCGTCACGGCCGATGGAGGCGCGCACGTCGGGGGTGCGGCAGCGGCCGGCGGCGGGGGAGGAGGCGGTGGCCGGCGAAGGGCTCGCGGAAGCGGCCGGTGCTCGGGCCGCCGCGCCGGCCGCGCCCGCCGTACCGCCGTCGCCACAGGCGGTCAGCAGACCGAGCGCGCAGACGGTGACGACGAACGCCGGGGGACGGGAGGGCGAGGGGAGCAAGACCATGGACAGCTGGTGCCCCGTCCCGTACCGGGGATGCCCGGCCCGCCTCGGCCCTCGACCCCGGCCCGCCTCGCCCCTCGGCTCGCCCGCCTCCGCGTCACTCCTCCTCGACGAGCGCCATCTCCGCCCAGATCGTCTTGCCCTCGGGGGTGTGCCGGCTGCCCCAGCGCTGGGTGAGCTGGGCGACGAGGAGCAGTCCCCGGCCGCCCTCGTCCCAGGTCTTGGCGCGGCGCAGATGCGGCGCGGTGTGGCTGGTGTCGGAGACCTCGCAGATCAGCGTGTCCGCGTCGTGGATCAGCCGGAGCCGGATCGGGTGCGAGCCGTACCGGATCGCGTTGGTGACCAGCTCGCTCACCACCAGCTCGGTGGTGAAGGAGGCGTCCGTGAGCCCCCAGGTGCTCAGCTGCTCGACGACCTGCTTGCGGATCGGCGCGACCAGGGCCGGATCGGCGGGGATGTCCCAGGTGGCCACCTGGGAGGCGGGCAGCCCGTGGGTACGGGCCAGCAGCAGCGCCACGTCGTCGCTGGAGCCCCCGGCCGGCAGCAGGGCGCGCAGGATCCGGTCGCACGTCTCGTCCAGCGAGTCCGGCCCGGCCGGGCCGGCACTCGCGGCCAGCGCCTCGCGCAGCAGCCGGTGGCCGATCCCCACGTCCCGTTCCGGGCTCTCGACCAGGCCGTTGGTGAAGAAGGACAGCAGCGTGCCCTCGTGCAGATACAGCTCCGCCGCCTCGAAGGGCAGTCCGCCCAGCCCCAGCGCCGGACCGGCGGGGACCTCCAGCTCCCGGGGCACACCGCCCGGCGGCACCACGATCGGCGCCGGATGCCCGGCCCGCGCGATGCTGCAGCGCCGGGACACCGGGTCGTACACGGCGTACAGACAGGTGGCGCCCAGCTCACCAGGGCTGCCGCCCTCGCCGCCGGACTCCTGCGACAGCCGCACCACCAGGTCGTCGAGGTGGGTGAGGAGTTCGTCGGGGGCGAGATCGATGTCGGCGAGGGTGCGCACGGCGGTGCGCAGCCGGCCCATGGTGGCCGAGGCCTGGATGCCGTGGCCGACGACGTCCCCGACGACCATGGCGACCCGCATCCCGGACAGCGGGATCACGTCGAACCAGTCGCCGCCCACCCCGGCCCGGGCGGCCGGCAGATAGCGCGACGACGCTTCCAGGGCTGCCGTGCTCGGCAGGGAGCGGGGGAGCAGGCTGCGCTGGAGGGCGAGGGCGGTCTCGCGTTCGCGGGAGTAGCGGCGGGCGTTGTCGACGCAGACCGCGGCGCGGGCGGTGATCTCCTCGGCCAGCAGCACGTCGTCCGCGGTGAACGTGTCCGCCCGCCGCCGCGCGCGGCTGAGGACGGCGACGCCGAGCGTGGTGCCCCGGGCCTGCATCGGCACCACCATCACGGAGTGGATGCCGTGCTGCCGGACCCGTTCGCGGCGCGTGCGGTCCTGGTCGAGCCAGTCCTCCAGATCGCCCGCGGCCACCGACACGACCACGGCACGGCCCGCCAGCAGCGAGGCCGCCTGCGGGGAGGCGGCCGGATAGAACTCGACGTCACCCTGCCCGACCACCGCCTGCGGACCGCCCGGGGTGACCGACTGGTGGGCGACGCGGCGCAGCGCGACCGGTGCGGCGACCGCCGCCGGGGGCTCGCCGCCGTGCTCGGGCGGGTCGAGCAGATCGACGCTGACGAAGTCGGCGAGCGCGGGCACGCAGACGTCGGCCAGCTCCTGCGCCGTACGGGTGACGTCGAGGGTGGTGCCGATGCGCACACTGGCCTCGTTCACCAGATGCAGCCGCTGCCGGGCCTGGTAGTTCTCGGTGATGTCGTGCGCCGCCATGCACACGCCCCGCACCCGCCCCTCGGCGTCGGTGACGGGCGCCATCCGGGCCAGCCAGGCGTGCGCCCGGTCCTCGCCGCCGGCCCGCAGATACGTCTGCACGTCCTGCGGCCGTCCGGTGGTGAGCACCTGGAGGAGATGCCGTTCCAGTTCCTCGTTCTGCGGCTTGCCGCCGATCTCGGAGTGTCTGAGACCCCGGATGCGCTCCTCGGGCAGGCCGACCACCCGCGCCATCGCCTCGTTCTGGGTGTGCAGCCGCAGCCGGTCGTCGTAGAGGGCGACGGCACACGGGGACTGGGTGAGTGCCGCCGCGTCCAGCGGATTCCCGGGGGCGCGGGAGTGCTCCAGCGGCGTGACCACCAGCCAGTCGCCGGGACCGTCCCCGGACGGCCGGCGATGGTGGGCGAGCAGCCATACCGTCACCGTGTGCCCGTCCCGGTGACACAGGGCCACCGTGCCGTGCCAGCGGGGGGCGCTCACCTCGGGGACGGGGCCGGCGAGGAGCCGGGCGCCGGGCCGGCCCACGACCTCGTCGGCCGCCCAGCCGAGCAGCCGGCGCGCACCCTCGCTCCACTCGGTCAGCGTGCCGGCGGCGTCGATGGCAGCCCGGGCCGTCGCGGCCTCGTCGAACGGGTAATCCGGGCTCATCGTCGCCACTCCATCGCGCACACTCACTGTCAACAAGCGCGTCAGTTCCGTTCCAGCCTAGTGCGTCGGGCTTGCGGAGGGACGGGGAACGCACCTGGCGCGACGGCGCCGGCGGGGCCGCCGCGGTGACCGGTCACCCGTGACGGACCGGCCCGCCGGCGCGGAACGCGCACCTCCGGACTGCCTCATACCGGCCCCCGGGGGAGAGGCGTGTGGATGTGTGGGGGAGACTTTGTGCATGCCGGCAGCACTGTTAGCCTGCGACGTATTTCGCGTCGCGCAGTTCGAAAATTCGTCGGCGATGCCCCTGGGAGGGGAACGAGGGTGCGCATGACCAGCAACACGAGCGAGGTCGCCGAGTCCGTACCGGGCGACCAGGAGCTGAGAATGCTTCTGGCCGGCCTGACGGCCGTCCGGGACGGTGACTTCGGCACACGCCTTCCGGAGGACGCCAGTGGGCTCATGGGCGACATCGCCACCGTGTTCAACGGCATGGTGGACCAGTTGTCCGTGTTCACCTCCGAGGTGACCCGTGTGGCCCGCGAGGTGGGCACCGAGGGAACCCTCGGCGGCCAGGCGGAGGTGCCCGGTGTCTCCGGCACCTGGGCCGACCTGACCGACTCGGTCAACGCCATGGCGGGCAACCTCACCACCCAGGTCCGCGACATCGCCCAGGTGGCGACCGCGGTGGCCAAGGGCGACCTGTCGCAGAAGATCGACGTGCCCGCGCGCGGCGAGATCCTGGAGCTGAAGGAGACCGTCAACACGATGGTCGACCAGCTGTCGGCGTTCGCCGACGAGGTGACGCGCGTCGCCCGCGAGGTCGGCAGCGAGGGGCGCCTCGGCGGCCAGGCCAAGGTGCCGGGCGTCGCCGGCGTCTGGCGGGACCTGACCGACTCCGTGAACTTCATGGCGGGCAACCTGACGTCCCAGGTGCGCAACGTCGCCCAGGTCGCCACCGCGGTGGCCAAGGGCGACCTGTCGCAGAAGATCACCGTGGACGCGCGGGGCGAGATCCTGGAGCTGAAGAACACCATCAACACGATGGTGGATCAGCTGTCCGCGTTCGCCGACGAGGTGACGCGCGTGGCCCGCGAGGTGGGCACCGAGGGCCGTCTCGGCGGCCAGGCGCACGTACGGGGCGTGTCGGGCACCTGGAAGGACCTCACCGACAACGTCAACGTCATGGCGTCGAACCTGACCAGCCAGGTCCGGTCGATCGCGCAGGTCGCCACCGCGGTCGCCCGTGGTGACCTGTCGCGGAAGATCACCGTCGAGGCCAAGGGCGAGGTCGCCGCGCTGGCCGACGCCATCAACACCATGGTGGACACCCTCTCCGCGTTCGCGGACGAGGTGACGCGCGTGGCCCGCGAGGTCGGTACCGAGGGCCGCCTCGGCGGCCAGGCCCAGGTGCCCAACGTGGCCGGCACCTGGAAGGACCTCACCGACAACGTCAACTCCATGGCCAACAACCTCACCGGCCAGGTGCGCAACATCGCGCTGGTGACGACGGCCGTGGCCCGCGGTGACCTGTCGAAGAAGATCGACGTGGACGCGCGCGGCGAGATCCTCGAACTCAAGACGACCATCAACACGATGGTCGACCAGCTCTCCGCGTTCGCCGACGAGGTCACCCGCGTGGCCCGCGAGGTGGGCACCGAGGGCCGTCTCGGCGGCCAGGCCGAGGTGGAGGGCGTCTCCGGCACCTGGAAGCGGCTCACCGAGAACGTCAACGAGCTGGCCGGTAACCTCACCCGGCAGGTCCGCGCCATCGCCGAGGTCGCCAGCGCCGTCGCCGAGGGCGACCTGACCCGCTCCATCACCGTGGAGGCCTCCGGCGAGGTCGCCGAACTCAAGGACAACATCAACTCCATGGTGGAGTCCCTGCGCGAGACCACCCGGGCCAACCAGGAACAGGACTGGCTCAAGACCAACCTCGCGCGCATCGCCGGCCTCATGCAGGGCCACCGCGACCTGCCCGTCGTCGCCGAACTCATCATGGACGAGCTGGTCCCGCTGGTCTCCGCCCAGTACGGCGCCTTCTACCTCGCCGAGGACGGGGAACAGGGCCCCGAGCTGCGGCTCGTCGGCTCCTACGGCCGCCCCGAGGACGACGCCCGCCCCGACCGCTTCCCCTTCGGCCGCACCCTGGTCGGCCAGGCCGCCCGCAGCCGCCGCACGATCGCGGTCGACCAGCTGCCGCCCGACTACGTCACCATCTCCTCCGGCCTCGGCCGGACCGTGCCGACCACCCTGCTCCTGCTGCCGATCCTCTTCGAGGACCAGGTCCTCGGCGTGATCGAGCTGGCGTCCGTCACCCCGTTCACCGCCATCCACCAGGATCTGCTGGAGCAGCTGCGGGAGACGATCGGCGTCAACGTCAACACCATCCTCGCCAACGCCCGCACCGACGAACTGCTCGACGAGTCCCAGCGCCTGACGGCCGAGCTCCAGGTCCGCTCCGCCGAACTCCAGGCGCAGCAGGAGGAGTTGCAGCGCTCCAACGCCGAACTGGAGGAGAAGGCCTCGCTGCTGGCCGCGCAGAACCGCGACATCGAGGCGAAGAACCTCCAGATCGAGCAGGCCCGGCAGGAACTGGAGGCGCGCGCCCAGCAGCTGGCGCTGGCCTCCAAGTACAAGTCGGAGTTCCTGGCGAACATGAGCCACGAGCTGCGCACCCCGCTCAACAGCCTGCTCATCCTGGCCCAGCTGCTGGCGCAGAACCCGTCGCGCAACCTCACCCAGAAGCAGGTGGAGTACGCGGGCATCATTCACTCCGCCGGCTCCGACCTGCTCCAGCTCATCAACGACATCCTCGACCTGTCGAAGGTCGAGGCGGGGAAGATGGACATCGCCCCCGAGCGGGTTTCGCTGCGCCAGCTCATCGAGTACGTCGAGGCCACCTTCCACCCGATGACGACCCAGAAGGGCCTCGACTTCAAGGTGACCACCGCGCCGGGCGCGCCGAACGACCTGGTCACCGACGACTCCCGGCTGCGCCAGGTGCTGCGCAACCTGCTGTCGAACGCGGTGAAGTTCACCGAGCAGGGCGCCGTCGAGCTGGTCATCCAGCCCGCCGCGCCGGACGAGGTGCCCGACACCGTGGTCACCGGCGGGCCCGTCGTCGCGTTCCAGGTGAAGGACACCGGCATCGGCATCCAGGAGCAGCAGCTGGAGGCCATCTTCGGCGCCTTCCACCAGGCGGACGGCACCACCAGCCGCAAGTACGGCGGCACGGGCCTCGGCCTGTCCATCACGCGGGAGATCGCCCACCTGCTCGGCGGCGCGGTGACCGTGGACAGCACGCCCGGCCGGGGCAGCACCTTCACGCTGTTCCTGCCGGTGACCCGCCCAGACTTCGAGCAGCTGGCGGGCCGGGCCCTGGAGGGCGCGGCCGAACTGCCCGCCGAGGACGGCTCCGTGGACATCCCCGTGGCACCGCGCCCCAGCCCGCGCCCGCGCGCGGGGGCGCAGCGCCGCCGCCGGCTGCTCGTCGTGGAGGAGCGGCCGCGCGGCCTGCTCACCCTCGTCGCCGAGAGCGTCGTCGCGGACGTGGCCCGGCACAGCCCGGACGAGGCCGTGCCGCGGCCCGAGGTGGACCTGATCACCGCCGTCGGCGCCCAGGAGGCGGCCGGGGCGCTGGCCGCCGAGCCCTGCCACTGCGTCGTCCTCGACCTCGACATGCCCGACGGCGAGGCCGCCCGGTTCCTGGAGGCGCTGCGCGGCGACTCGGCGCTGACGGACGTCCCCGTCCTCGTGCACAGCAGCCACCCCACCGACGCGGCCGAGGTGCTGCGCCCGCACGCCTCCGACGGGGCGCTGGAGTTCCTCTCCAGCCTCGACGAACTGCGGGAGCGCATCGCGCTGCACCTGTCCGCCGAGGAGCCGGGGGACGTGCTGTCCCTGGTGCGGGGCGAGGAGTGGCAGGAGCTGCCGTCACCGACCGTCGACGACTCGTTCGCCGGACGGACCGTCCTCGTCGTCGACGACGACGCGCGCAACCTCTTCGCGCTCAGCGGGATCCTGGAGCTGCACGGCTTCCGGGTGCTGCACGCGGAGGACGGCCGCAAGGGCATCGAGACACTGCTCGACAACCCCGACATCGACCTGATCCTGATGGACGTGATGATGCCGGAGATGGACGGCTACACCGCCACCGCCGAGATCCGCAGAATGCCGCGGTACGCCGACCTGCCGATCATCGCCGTCACGGCCAAGGCCATGCCGGGCGACCGGGAGAAGTCCCTGGCGTCCGGGGCGAGCGACTACGTCACCAAGCCGGTCGACACCCAGGACCTCATCACCTGCGTCCGACGCTGGCTCTCCCGGTGACCCCGCCCGACCCGCACACCCCGCCGGACCGACACCACCATCCGCACCTCAGGGACGTCCCGCGCAGGAGCAACCCCACCGTGAGCCCCACCGACCACCCCGAGCACCCCGACCACGCACGGCACGGGGGCGGTTCGGCGACCCCGGACGGTACGGCGCCCACACCGTCCGCGACCGGCGCCGAGCCCTCGCCGTCCTCGCCGGCGCACCCCGCCGACGAGACCGCGGCCGGCGGCCCCGACGGCCCCCGGACGGAGGACGGGACGCCGGCGACGGACCTCGCCCGCGCCGAGACCGAGACGTCGGCGGCGGACCTCGTCCGGGTCGAGGGCGAGGCGTCGATGACGGATCTCGTCCAGTCCGGGACCGAGGCGGCGGTGACGGATCTCGTCCAGGCCGACGCCGAGGCGGCCGCGGTGTTCGCTCACACCGGTCACGACCCGTCGGCCGTCGCCCGCCCCGTCGTCGGCGATCTCGCCGGTGTGTCCGCGACCTCCCCCGTCGGGCGGCTGGCCGCCACCGTGGAGCGGTTGCGGCGGGAGGTGCGGGCGGCGCAGGCCGAGGCCGAGGGCCGGGCGCTGATCGAGCTGGCCAAGGGCATCCTGGTCGAACGGCTCGGCTGCGGCCCCGCGCAGGCGGCCAAGCAGCTCGCGGAGCTGACCGAGCAGGCCCGGATGACCCCGCTGGAGTTCGCCGTCGAGGTCATCAACCAGGCGGCCCGCGACCGGGTCGCGGAGGCCACGGACGCGTTCCTCGCCAACGCCGTGGGCGCCCGCTCCGGAAAGCTCGACCAGGCCGCCGTACGCCTGCGCGCCGCCGAGAGCGGAGCGCTCGCCGCGCCGGACGCGCAGGCGGTCGTCGACTCGCTGCTGGAGCACGCGCTGCGCCCGCTGGGCGCGGTGGCCGTGGCCCTGTGGGCGGCGGGCCCCGACGGCTCGCTCACCCTGGCGGGCAGCGCCGGCTTCGCCCCGGCCGAGGCCTCCCGGTGGCGCTATGTGCCACCGGACGTGGCGACGGTCGCGCGCCGCGCGCTCACCGAGCGCGGCGGCCAGTGGATCTCGTCCCTGGCGGACACCGGGCTGCCCACGGTCGGCCGTCACTCCTTCCCGGACGGCGGCCGGGTCGCCGAGCCCGCCGGTACCGGGGGCCGTATCCACGGGGTGCTGGAGATCGCCTGGCCGGCGCCGCTGGAGCCGCAGCCGCCCCAGGTCGTCCGCCAGGTCGAGGCGCTGGCCGAGCTGTGCGCGCACACCCTGGAGACGTACCCGCCACGCCCCGAGGCGGCCCACGAGCCGCGGGTCATGCCGGACACCGCGGAGCTGATGGACCTCGCCGACGGGCTGCACGACCCGGCCCTGGTGCTGGAGCCGTATCTCGACGACTCCGGGCGGCTGGCGGACTTCCGCATCCAGCACGTCAACACCCGCTTCCTGGACCCGGCCGGCCGGCCCCGCGCGGTGGTGAGCGGCGCGCTGCTGCTGGAGGCGTACCCGATGACGGCCGGGGGCAGCGAGCTGTTCCAGCGCATCGAGCGGGTGTACGCCACGGGCGAGCCGTTCCGGGCGCGGCGGATGCACCTGACCGCGCTGGTGGACCAGGTGCCGCTGTCGGCGGTCGCCGACATCAGCATCAGCCGCCACGGCAACAGCCTGCTGCTGATCTGGCGCATCGAGGACGAGACGGCCCGGCTGGCGAGCCTGCTCCAGCACGCCCAGCGGCTCGGCCGGGTCGGCGGCTTCGAGGAGAACCTGCTGACCGGCGGGATCACCTGGAACAGCCAGATGTTCGACCTGTACGGCCGTTCCCCCGGCAGCCCGCCGGTGCCGCTGGAGGACCTGCCCGCCCACGCGCACCCGGACGACGCCGTGGCCATCGGCCGCTTCCTGCGCACTCTGATGCACCACCGGCGGCCCGCCTCCGCGGCCTTCCGGCTGCAGCGGCCCGACGGCGTCACCCGCCATATCCGGGTCGTCGCCGAGCCCGTGCTGGACACCGACGGCCGGCTGTTCGTCGTCCGCGGCGCCTGCCAGGACATCTCGGCCCAGCACTGGACGGAGGTCGCCCTCGCGGCCACCCGCGACCAGCTCGCGCACACCGAGCAGCAGGCCGCCGAGCGCAACCGGCTGGCGCTGCAGCTCCAGCACGCCATCATGCCGCCGGCGCAGGCCCCGGTGCAGACGCCCGGCATGCAGGTGGCGGTGCGGTACCGGCCCGCGGAGACCGAGAACCTGGTGGGCGGCGACTGGTACGACGCCGTGGTGCTGCCGTCGCGGCGGGTGCTGCTGTGCGTGGGCGACGTGGCGGGCCACGGCATAGAGGCCGCGACCAGCATGGTCGTGCTGCGCAACGCGCTGCGCGGGCTCGCGGTCACCGGCGCCGGACCGGGCCAGCTGCTGTCGTGGCTGAACGTCGTGGCGCACCATCTCACCGGTGCCGTCACCGCCACGGCCGTCTGCGGCCTGTACGACCCCGAGGAGCGCACCCTGCGCTGGGCCAGGGCGGGGCATCTGCCGCCGGTGCTGGTCCGGGGCGAGGAGGCCGAGCCGCTGCCGCTGGTCAAGGGCCTGCTGCTGGGGGCCGTACCGGAGGCGGTGTACGAGGAGGACGAGATCCGGCTGGCGCCGGGGGACACCCTGCTGATGTACACCGACGGGCTGGTGGAGCGGCACGACCGCTCCGTGGAGGAGTCGCTGTCCCATCTGCTGGCCACGGCCTCCCGGACCGCGCCGACCGCCCTGGACCAGCAGCTGGACCGGCTGCTGACGTACAGCCGCTCGGACACGGACGACGACACCTGCCTCGTCGGGATCCGCGTGGCCTGATAACGAGTCGCCTCCGCACCGTTGACGCCGCGTCGTCCCTGCCACAACGATGGCCGCGTCCCTTTTTTGGGAGCGCTCCCATAGCGTGCGAGGCGCGTGCGGGAGCCACCCGTATCTCCCGAGGAGCCCCGACGTGAGAAGACGCAGAACCGCCCTGCTGTCCCTGACGGCACTCGTAGGCGCGGCGCTCACCACGGTCCCGGCGCAGGCCGACGAGGTCGAGCAGGTCAGGAACGGCACCTTCGACAGCACCACCGACCCCTGGTGGGCGTCGAGCAACGTCACCGCTGGCCTGTCCGACGGCCGGCTGTGCGCGGACGTGCCGGGCGGCACGACCAACCGCTGGGACGCCGCGGTCGGGCAGAACGACATCACCCTGGTGAAGGGGGAGTCCTACCGCTTCTCCTTCCACGCCGACGGCACTCCCGCCGATCACGTGGTCCGGGCGATCGTGGGTCTGTCGGTGGCCCCGTACGACACCTGGTTCGAGGTGAGCCCGCAGCTCAGCGTCTCCGGCAACACCTACTCGTACACGTTCACCTCGCCCGTCGACACCACCCAGGCGCAGGTCGGCTTCCAGGTCGGCGGCAGCGCCGAGCCCTGGCGGTTCTGCATGGACGACGTCTCGCTGCTCGGCGGGGTGGCGCCCGAGCCGTACGAGCCGGACACCGGGCCCCGGGTCCGCGTCAACCAGGTCGCCTATCTGCCCGCCGGGCCGAAGAACGCCACCCTCGTCACCGACGCGACCGAGCGGCTGCCCTGGCAGCTGAAGAACGCCGGCGGCGCCGTGGTCGCCCGCGGCTGGACGGTGCCGCGCGGCACCGACGCCTCGTCCGGGCAGAACGTCCACTCGCTGGACTTCAGCGGGTACAAGACCCGCGGCCAGGGCTTCACGCTCGTCGCCGACGGGGAGACCAGCCGTCCCTTCGACATCGGCACCCGCGTCTACGACCGGCTCGCCACCGACGCGGCGAAGTTCTACTACACCCAGCGCAGCGGCCTCGCGATCCGCGACGACCTGCGCCCCGGCTACGGCCGTCCGGCCGGCCACGTCGGCGTCGCGCCCAACCAGGGCGACACCGACGTGCCGTGCCAGCCGGGTGTGTGCGACTACCGGCTCGACGTCTCCGGCGGCTGGTACGACGCGGGCGACCACGGCAAGTACGTCGTCAACGGCGGCATCTCGGTGTGGGAGCTGCTGAGCACCTACGAGCGCGCGCTGCACGCCCGCACCGGCGAGGTGGAGCGGTTCCGGGACGGCACGCTCGCCATCCCGGAGAGCGGCAACAAGGTGCCCGACCTGCTCGACGAGGTCCGCTGGGAGCTGGACTTCCTGCTGAAGATGCAGGTGCCGGACGGGCAGCCGCTGGCGGGCATGGCCCACCACAAGATCCACGACGAGAACTGGACCGGGCTGCCGCTGCTGCCCAGCGACGACCCGCAGAAGCGCGAGCTGCACCCGCCGACCACCGCCGCGACCCTGAATCTGGCGGCCGCCGCCGCGCAGGCGGCCCGCCTGTACAAGCCGTACGACCCCGAGTTCGCGGCGCGGGCGCTCGCCGCCGCGCGCAAGGCCTGGGCGGCGGCGCAGGCGCACCCCGACGTGTACGCGGACGAGAACGACGGCATCGGCGGGGGCGCCTACCCCGACCGCGCCGTCGACGACGAGTTCTACTGGGCGGCCGCGGAGCTGTACCTCACCACCGGTGAGCAGCGCTTCGCGGACCATGTGCTGGCCTCCCCGGTCCACACCGCCGACATCTTCGGCCCGACCGGCTTCGACTGGGCGCGCACCGCCGCGGCGGCCCGCCTGGACCTGGCCACCGTGCCGAACCGGCTGCCCGGCCGGGACAAGGTCCGCCAGTCCGTCGTCAAGGGCGCGGACCGCTATCTGGCCACCCTGAAGGCCCACCCCTACGGCCTGCCGTACGCCCCCGCGGACAACAAGTACGACTGGGGCTCCACCCACCAGGTCCTCAACAACGCCGTCGTGCTGGCCACCGCCTACGACCTCACCGGCTCCGCCAAGTACCGGGACGGCGCCGTGCAGACCATGGACTACGTCCTCGGCCGCAACGCGCTGAACATCTCCTACGTCACCGGCTACGGCGAGG includes:
- a CDS encoding DUF4232 domain-containing protein; this encodes MVLLPSPSRPPAFVVTVCALGLLTACGDGGTAGAAGAAARAPAASASPSPATASSPAAGRCRTPDVRASIGRDDPGAGQENHPILLTNTSSRTCTLHGYPGAAFADASGRQLGPDPRRRPESLARLRLAPGGSAWAGLSYADPRVSGARTALPAVLLVTPPGERRPLRVPWSAGEVPVGGSESAVTVTVLRAGDVT
- a CDS encoding SpoIIE family protein phosphatase; translation: MSPDYPFDEAATARAAIDAAGTLTEWSEGARRLLGWAADEVVGRPGARLLAGPVPEVSAPRWHGTVALCHRDGHTVTVWLLAHHRRPSGDGPGDWLVVTPLEHSRAPGNPLDAAALTQSPCAVALYDDRLRLHTQNEAMARVVGLPEERIRGLRHSEIGGKPQNEELERHLLQVLTTGRPQDVQTYLRAGGEDRAHAWLARMAPVTDAEGRVRGVCMAAHDITENYQARQRLHLVNEASVRIGTTLDVTRTAQELADVCVPALADFVSVDLLDPPEHGGEPPAAVAAPVALRRVAHQSVTPGGPQAVVGQGDVEFYPAASPQAASLLAGRAVVVSVAAGDLEDWLDQDRTRRERVRQHGIHSVMVVPMQARGTTLGVAVLSRARRRADTFTADDVLLAEEITARAAVCVDNARRYSRERETALALQRSLLPRSLPSTAALEASSRYLPAARAGVGGDWFDVIPLSGMRVAMVVGDVVGHGIQASATMGRLRTAVRTLADIDLAPDELLTHLDDLVVRLSQESGGEGGSPGELGATCLYAVYDPVSRRCSIARAGHPAPIVVPPGGVPRELEVPAGPALGLGGLPFEAAELYLHEGTLLSFFTNGLVESPERDVGIGHRLLREALAASAGPAGPDSLDETCDRILRALLPAGGSSDDVALLLARTHGLPASQVATWDIPADPALVAPIRKQVVEQLSTWGLTDASFTTELVVSELVTNAIRYGSHPIRLRLIHDADTLICEVSDTSHTAPHLRRAKTWDEGGRGLLLVAQLTQRWGSRHTPEGKTIWAEMALVEEE
- a CDS encoding aldo/keto reductase, which codes for MQYVKLGSTGLDVSRICLGCMTYGLPDRGVHEWTLDEGASRPLIRQALEAGITFFDTANVYSDGTSEEIVGRALRDFARRDEIVLATKVHGRMRPGPNGAGLSRKAIMTEIDHSLRRLGTDYVDLYQIHRFDPDTPVEETMEALHDLVKAGKVRYLGASSMYAWQFSKMQYTAEKHGWTRFVSMQNHYNLLYREEEREMLPLCADQGVGVLPWSPLARGRLTRDWGTVTERSARDDFGSTLYQEGDHAIVDAVSRIAAERGVPRAQVALAWLLHQDTVAAPVIGASKPHHIEDAVAAVELELTDKEIEELERPYTPHPVSGH
- a CDS encoding flavoprotein, translating into MPQAGTPFLYVVVCAAGVAADVGTLITAARERGWEVGAIATPVAMNGFFDSAAVETLTGRPVRSAWRTPGEPRPFPPPDAVVAAPATFNTLNKWAAGLADTLAVATLCEASGLGVPVAALPCVADALAAHPAYRDSLARLRAMGVRFGEPYSGEDPAAFPWEQALDLVTARRRTLP